In the Desulfuromonas sp. DDH964 genome, AAAGGCTGAATTTTTCTCCCAGGTAAATCTGTCGCGCCCGGGGGCTCGCGGCAATTTTTGCCGGCTCGCCAAATTCGAGAATTTCACCGTCGCTGAGAATATAGGCCTGATCACAGACCCCCAGGGTCTCCCGGACATTGTGATCCGAGATCAGCACCCCGATCCCCCTCTCGCGCAACTGCCCGATGATCGTCTGGATGTCGATGACGGCAATAGGGTCGATGCCGGCAAAGGGCTCGTCGAGAAGGATGAAAGATGGTTCCAGGACCAGCGCCCGGGCAATCTCCACCCGGCGGCGTTCGCCACCGGAGAGGGAATAGCCGAAAGAACGGGTAATATGGGTCAGGCGCAGCTCCTCGAGCAACTGGTCGCAACGTCGCCGCTGCTGACGGGAATCGAGGTCAAGAGTCTCCAGGATCGCAAGCAGGTTCTGTTCCACGGTCAGCTTGCGAAAAACCGAGGCTTCCTGGGGGAGGTAGGAGATCCCGGTCCGGGCGCGCTGATACATGGGGAGCGGGGTCAACTCGGTATCGTCCAGAAAAACCTGCCCCTGGTCGGGGCGCACCAGTCCGACCACCATGTAGAAACTGGTCGTCTTTCCGGCGCCGTTAGGACCGAGCAGACCGATCACCTCTCCGGAGGCAACCTCGAAATCGACGTTGCGCACTACCTCGCGGCCCCGGTAGGCCTTGCAGAGGCCCCGGGCCAGCAAGCGCCGCTTCAAGGCTTCACCCCCCGGGGATGAAAGACCGCATTGACCCGGGAGCCCTGGTCGCTTTTGACGATACTGCGCTCCTCGTCGAGAAAGACGATAATCTCATCCCCCTCCAGAAAGTCATCCCCCTGGTAAACCCGCGGCGACCCGGTCAGAACGATCTTTCGTTCGGCGTTGAAGAAACTCGCCTTTTCGCCCGTCGCGATACGGTTCCCCTGGACGATTCGCACCGCCCCCGTCGCATCGATCCGTTCGATATCCCGACCCGAGTCCGGATAGACCAGCATCAGTTCACCGGCGTAGATGGCGACATCTCCCTGGCGGGCGACAACATTGCCGGAAAAGCGCACCTGATGAAGCTTGTCGTCGGCCTCAAGCCGGTCCGAGGTTACCGAGACCGGGGCATCGGCCTGCAACCCCGGCGGCGCAATCTGGGCAAATGCCGGCACTCCGCTGCAAAGAGCAAGCATGAGAAATCGAGCTGCCAGCCATCGGGTCATGGGTGCTCCCTGCTAAATCCACGGGGGAATTCGGCTTTTACATCGGCAAGTAGGGTCAAGGTCCGGTCGACGACATTCAGGCGCATGCCACGGCCACGGATCGTCCCCGTTGGAGCTTCCAGCCGTACCGGCAGGTTGGTACTGATAAAACGGTCGCTTTCGCGGTAATCGAGGCGCTCGGTATAAAAGCTGTACCCGGCCGGGCTGCGAACCACTACGTTCCCGGTGGC is a window encoding:
- the lptB gene encoding LPS export ABC transporter ATP-binding protein gives rise to the protein MKRRLLARGLCKAYRGREVVRNVDFEVASGEVIGLLGPNGAGKTTSFYMVVGLVRPDQGQVFLDDTELTPLPMYQRARTGISYLPQEASVFRKLTVEQNLLAILETLDLDSRQQRRRCDQLLEELRLTHITRSFGYSLSGGERRRVEIARALVLEPSFILLDEPFAGIDPIAVIDIQTIIGQLRERGIGVLISDHNVRETLGVCDQAYILSDGEILEFGEPAKIAASPRARQIYLGEKFSL
- the lptA gene encoding lipopolysaccharide transport periplasmic protein LptA is translated as MTRWLAARFLMLALCSGVPAFAQIAPPGLQADAPVSVTSDRLEADDKLHQVRFSGNVVARQGDVAIYAGELMLVYPDSGRDIERIDATGAVRIVQGNRIATGEKASFFNAERKIVLTGSPRVYQGDDFLEGDEIIVFLDEERSIVKSDQGSRVNAVFHPRGVKP